A stretch of the Bdellovibrio sp. 22V genome encodes the following:
- the topA gene encoding type I DNA topoisomerase, with protein sequence MAKKSDASEGIKLVVVESPTKAKTIRKFLGKDYVVESCMGHIRDLPQSAKDIPEKVKKEKWAQLGVNVDKNFEPLYCVPKDKTKVVKNLKDKLDEASELYLATDEDREGESISWHLLEVLKPKVPTKRMVFHEITKDAIQKALKDTREIDLNLVRAQEARRILDRLVGYTISPLLWKKVAYGLSAGRVQSVAVRLIVERELERIRFKKSSYWGVLAELSKDGVNFESRLQQYKNQRVATGKDFDGLTGQLTAGKDVLVLDEKTAAKLAADLKSGAWTVSDVEEKPTFRKPAPPFITSTLQQEANRKLGLSSRETMQVAQKLYEQGFITYMRTDSTFLSNEAINASRDCIQSKYGKEYLTPQPRNYAAKKVKGAQEAHEAIRPAGNQFMDPDETGLTGTQFRLYDLIWKRTIASQMVDARQKQVSAKITVGEALFGASGMTIEFPGFLRAYVEGSDDPEADLAEREVRLPALKVKDAVKCGKLDPTSHETKPPARYTEASLVQTMEKEGIGRPSTYASVIGTIIDRGYVRKNGTALVPTFTAMIVSKLLSQYLSEYVDLGFTSEMEQSLDNIADGDLDWEKYLASIYKGPKGLKARVDDQGEKINPDEARTMTLEGMDKYKFHVGRYGAYVTTTRDGADVSASLPDNESPADITPEIAEKLIDQKINGADALGVDPTTDLPVYVLNGRYGPYVQLGDVTPEDDKPKRASLPPGTQPEQVDLKMALDLLALPKTLGKHPGTGKEIKAGLGRFGPFIVHDGDYRSIPKGESIFTITLERALEMLSQPKKGRGRAAPLKELGTHPDSGDAIQVYNGPYGPYIKSGKVNVSLPEGTTPDTVTLEQAVALINEKGGTKAKGKAKGAPKAAAPKKSLKKAETAKEKAAALGVKKVVTRKSKK encoded by the coding sequence ATGGCCAAAAAAAGTGACGCATCAGAGGGAATCAAGCTTGTCGTTGTGGAGTCTCCCACAAAGGCCAAGACGATTCGTAAGTTCCTCGGAAAAGATTATGTGGTGGAGTCCTGCATGGGACACATCCGCGATCTTCCGCAATCCGCGAAAGATATTCCTGAAAAAGTAAAAAAAGAGAAATGGGCGCAATTGGGCGTGAATGTTGATAAAAACTTCGAGCCTCTTTACTGCGTTCCAAAAGACAAAACCAAAGTTGTAAAAAATCTGAAAGATAAACTCGATGAAGCCTCAGAGCTATACCTCGCGACCGATGAAGACCGCGAAGGGGAGTCTATCAGCTGGCATTTGCTTGAAGTTCTAAAACCAAAAGTGCCGACAAAGCGAATGGTTTTCCACGAGATCACGAAAGACGCGATTCAAAAAGCGTTGAAAGACACGCGTGAAATTGATTTGAATCTTGTGCGTGCGCAAGAGGCGCGTCGTATCCTCGATCGTTTGGTGGGTTATACGATTTCTCCCTTGTTGTGGAAGAAAGTCGCTTACGGCCTTTCAGCAGGCCGCGTGCAGTCCGTAGCTGTGCGTTTGATTGTAGAAAGAGAACTCGAGCGTATTCGTTTCAAAAAGTCTTCTTATTGGGGAGTTCTTGCGGAGCTTTCCAAAGACGGCGTTAACTTTGAATCACGTTTACAGCAGTACAAAAATCAAAGAGTCGCGACGGGTAAAGACTTCGATGGTCTGACGGGGCAGCTTACAGCAGGTAAGGATGTTCTTGTCCTTGATGAAAAAACGGCGGCAAAACTTGCAGCCGATTTGAAATCGGGCGCATGGACTGTTTCTGATGTTGAAGAAAAACCGACATTTAGAAAACCAGCACCTCCCTTTATCACTTCGACATTGCAACAGGAAGCCAACCGTAAATTGGGTTTGAGTTCGCGAGAGACAATGCAAGTCGCTCAGAAGTTGTACGAGCAAGGTTTCATCACCTATATGCGTACGGACTCGACCTTCCTTTCTAACGAAGCGATCAATGCGTCTCGCGATTGTATTCAGAGCAAGTACGGTAAAGAGTATTTGACTCCGCAGCCGCGCAATTACGCTGCGAAAAAAGTAAAAGGGGCTCAAGAGGCCCATGAGGCGATTCGTCCTGCGGGAAATCAGTTCATGGATCCGGATGAAACGGGTCTGACAGGCACGCAATTCCGTCTTTACGATTTGATTTGGAAGCGCACAATTGCCTCACAAATGGTGGATGCTCGTCAGAAACAAGTCAGTGCAAAGATCACAGTGGGTGAGGCGTTGTTCGGTGCTTCGGGGATGACAATTGAGTTCCCGGGTTTCTTGCGCGCCTATGTCGAAGGCAGTGATGATCCAGAAGCTGATTTGGCAGAACGTGAAGTGCGTTTGCCGGCGTTGAAAGTGAAAGACGCCGTGAAGTGCGGAAAACTAGATCCAACGTCTCACGAAACAAAACCACCAGCTCGTTATACAGAGGCGAGTCTTGTGCAAACGATGGAAAAAGAAGGTATCGGTCGTCCGTCAACGTACGCTTCCGTTATCGGTACAATTATCGATCGTGGTTACGTTCGTAAAAATGGGACGGCCTTGGTGCCGACGTTTACGGCGATGATTGTTTCAAAACTTCTTAGCCAATATCTTTCCGAGTATGTCGATTTGGGTTTCACTTCCGAGATGGAGCAAAGCCTCGATAACATCGCGGACGGTGATTTGGATTGGGAAAAATATCTCGCGTCGATTTACAAAGGACCGAAAGGTTTAAAAGCGCGCGTGGATGATCAAGGTGAAAAAATCAATCCTGATGAAGCTCGTACGATGACTTTGGAAGGAATGGATAAATATAAATTCCACGTCGGTCGTTATGGCGCTTACGTCACAACGACAAGAGACGGCGCGGATGTCAGTGCTTCTTTGCCAGACAATGAATCTCCGGCGGATATCACTCCGGAGATCGCTGAAAAACTGATCGATCAAAAGATCAATGGTGCTGATGCTTTGGGCGTGGATCCGACGACAGATCTTCCAGTGTATGTTTTGAACGGTCGTTATGGGCCTTACGTGCAGTTGGGTGATGTGACTCCGGAAGATGACAAACCGAAACGAGCTTCATTGCCTCCGGGCACTCAGCCAGAGCAGGTCGATTTGAAAATGGCTTTGGATCTTTTGGCTTTGCCGAAGACGTTGGGTAAGCATCCGGGCACGGGCAAAGAAATCAAAGCGGGTTTGGGGCGCTTCGGACCGTTCATTGTTCACGATGGCGATTATCGTTCTATTCCAAAGGGTGAGAGTATCTTTACGATCACTCTTGAAAGAGCTTTGGAAATGCTCAGTCAGCCGAAGAAGGGACGCGGTCGCGCGGCTCCTCTGAAGGAGTTGGGGACTCATCCTGATTCGGGCGATGCCATTCAGGTTTATAATGGACCTTACGGTCCTTATATCAAGAGCGGTAAGGTGAATGTATCGCTTCCTGAAGGCACAACGCCGGATACAGTGACTTTGGAACAAGCGGTCGCTTTGATTAATGAAAAAGGTGGCACGAAAGCCAAAGGAAAAGCGAAGGGCGCGCCGAAAGCGGCGGCTCCGAAAAAATCCTTAAAGAAAGCCGAGACAGCGAAAGAAAAAGCTGCCGCTCTGGGTGTCAAGAAAGTGGTTACTCGTAAGTCTAAAAAATAA
- a CDS encoding TldD/PmbA family protein, which produces MDSIKNNFEKIAEQARKDGAKVEMLLSGGESLSIGYSKKKLESFESTQSQMAGLRVILGANQGYAYTENLSDESLLRTYREALNNAKTVQKEGSHNVPLQKPQTVQAMRNLFNPEDIAMDKKLEVARLLEEQCLEKDARIQAVPYSGFSETTSFKRVLNSEGLDQEFKQSYFSGYAYPLAKEGESSKMGGEGFFARNFKEINPEEVTTEGVRKAVSRLGAQKLATGNYAVVIDRDQFPMILQMIHSYFSAKEVDEGKSLFKGKLGQKIASQKFQLLDDPFELRGTAVRPFDDEGAASQKTVLFENGVLKNFLTNLEYAQKMNLPHTSHARRSPASQQAIAATNLVVAKGTKSLQDLLQSHPKVVFLTEFSGGLHAGFKESTGDFSMPAEGFLYENGKLVGAIDQFVMSGNVLDLLRDIEDLGNEYNKPGSSMICPDVLVKSLSFAGA; this is translated from the coding sequence ATGGATTCGATCAAAAACAATTTTGAAAAAATCGCAGAGCAAGCTCGTAAAGACGGTGCCAAAGTCGAAATGCTTCTTTCCGGTGGGGAAAGCTTGAGCATCGGTTACTCTAAGAAAAAATTGGAATCCTTCGAGTCTACGCAATCACAAATGGCGGGCCTTCGCGTGATTTTGGGAGCGAACCAAGGTTACGCTTACACCGAGAATCTTTCTGATGAGTCTTTATTGCGCACTTATCGTGAGGCTCTGAATAATGCGAAGACGGTGCAAAAAGAGGGCAGTCATAATGTGCCTTTGCAGAAACCACAAACCGTGCAAGCGATGCGGAATCTTTTCAATCCTGAAGATATTGCGATGGATAAGAAATTGGAAGTTGCACGCCTTCTTGAGGAACAATGTCTGGAAAAAGACGCGCGCATTCAGGCCGTGCCTTATTCCGGCTTTAGCGAAACAACCAGTTTTAAACGTGTGTTGAACTCGGAAGGATTGGATCAAGAATTTAAACAAAGTTATTTTTCCGGTTACGCTTATCCATTGGCGAAAGAAGGTGAATCTTCGAAGATGGGCGGTGAAGGTTTCTTCGCCCGCAACTTCAAAGAGATCAATCCTGAAGAAGTGACAACAGAAGGTGTGCGCAAAGCCGTGTCCCGCTTAGGAGCACAAAAGCTCGCGACGGGGAACTATGCTGTGGTGATCGACCGTGATCAGTTTCCTATGATTCTTCAGATGATTCACTCTTACTTTTCTGCCAAGGAAGTGGATGAGGGTAAGTCCTTGTTCAAAGGAAAATTAGGACAAAAAATTGCAAGTCAGAAGTTTCAACTTCTCGATGATCCTTTCGAGCTTCGTGGGACTGCGGTTCGTCCGTTTGATGACGAGGGAGCTGCCTCACAAAAAACGGTTCTGTTTGAGAATGGCGTTTTGAAAAACTTCCTGACCAATTTGGAATACGCGCAAAAAATGAATTTGCCGCATACTTCTCATGCGCGTCGCAGCCCGGCTTCTCAACAGGCTATTGCCGCGACGAACTTGGTGGTGGCGAAAGGTACAAAATCTTTGCAGGATCTTTTGCAGTCGCACCCGAAGGTTGTGTTTTTGACGGAGTTCTCGGGCGGTTTGCATGCGGGTTTTAAGGAATCCACAGGTGATTTTTCAATGCCGGCAGAAGGTTTCCTTTACGAAAATGGAAAACTTGTTGGAGCTATTGATCAATTTGTTATGTCCGGGAATGTCCTTGATCTCCTTCGCGATATTGAAGACCTCGGCAATGAGTACAACAAGCCAGGCAGCTCGATGATCTGCCCGGATGTTCTTGTGAAGTCTTTGAGTTTCGCGGGAGCTTAA
- a CDS encoding TldD/PmbA family protein: MIVQPHILTKALDAALSTGADFADIFLEDTYSSQLSVLNSKPEQAIVGQLYGAGIRLFFGHEIVYVTTNDLTETGLVKAALNAAQSRGTGASKKSMPLMQVPFDTIHTYGEKPWEMDRNRKFQWLNAIDQHSRARHSSVTQVEAGLNEKFQRVQIANSRGLMAYDERAYSRIRMQTFVEKDGVKESASEDEGHMGTSEVYDQIDLKSLAEQAVDRAVMLTTAAYAPAGEMPVVIDNAFGGVIFHEACGHGLETTSVAKDASVFCGKMGQKIAHESVTAIDDGTIENGWGSLNIDDEGNRTKKTTLIENGVLKSYIVDEMGSRQTGYEATGSGRRQSYKYAPASRMRNTYIAAGKDTFEEMIRDVDYGLYAKKMGGGSVNPGTGDYNFQVGEAYIIRKGRIEEAVKGACLIGRGIDTLGKITKVSNDLKLARGMCGSVSGSIPAAVGQPQILVSSLMVGGRAK; this comes from the coding sequence ATGATCGTTCAACCTCATATTTTGACGAAGGCACTCGATGCGGCTTTGAGCACCGGGGCTGACTTCGCTGATATCTTTCTCGAGGACACTTATTCTTCTCAACTTTCAGTTCTCAACTCCAAACCAGAACAAGCTATTGTCGGCCAACTTTATGGCGCGGGCATTCGTTTGTTTTTCGGGCACGAGATTGTTTATGTGACGACGAATGACCTAACCGAAACAGGCTTGGTGAAAGCGGCTCTTAATGCAGCACAAAGTCGCGGTACGGGTGCTTCAAAAAAATCTATGCCTTTGATGCAGGTTCCGTTCGATACGATTCATACTTATGGTGAAAAGCCATGGGAGATGGATCGTAACCGCAAGTTTCAATGGTTGAACGCTATTGATCAGCACTCGCGCGCTCGTCACTCTTCGGTGACCCAAGTTGAGGCGGGACTGAATGAAAAATTCCAGAGAGTGCAAATTGCGAACTCTCGCGGCCTTATGGCTTATGACGAACGCGCGTATTCACGCATTCGGATGCAAACCTTCGTAGAAAAAGACGGAGTTAAAGAAAGTGCGAGTGAGGATGAAGGCCACATGGGAACTTCCGAGGTTTATGATCAAATCGATCTGAAATCATTAGCGGAACAAGCTGTCGACCGTGCGGTGATGTTGACGACAGCGGCATATGCTCCGGCGGGAGAAATGCCTGTGGTGATTGATAATGCTTTCGGTGGAGTTATCTTCCACGAAGCTTGTGGTCACGGTTTAGAAACAACAAGCGTGGCAAAAGACGCTTCCGTCTTCTGTGGCAAGATGGGCCAGAAGATCGCCCACGAAAGTGTGACGGCAATTGATGACGGAACAATTGAAAACGGGTGGGGTTCTCTCAATATCGACGACGAAGGAAACAGAACAAAGAAAACGACATTGATCGAAAACGGCGTTTTGAAATCTTACATCGTGGATGAAATGGGATCGCGCCAGACAGGATATGAAGCGACGGGCAGCGGTCGTCGTCAGTCTTACAAATATGCTCCGGCATCGCGTATGAGAAACACTTACATCGCGGCAGGAAAAGACACATTTGAAGAAATGATTCGTGATGTGGATTACGGTCTTTACGCGAAAAAAATGGGCGGTGGTTCTGTGAATCCAGGTACTGGCGACTATAACTTCCAAGTTGGCGAAGCCTACATTATTCGCAAAGGTCGTATTGAAGAGGCTGTGAAAGGCGCCTGCCTTATCGGTCGCGGTATCGATACGCTCGGAAAAATCACGAAAGTGTCTAACGATTTGAAGTTGGCGCGCGGCATGTGCGGCTCCGTCAGCGGCAGCATTCCTGCAGCCGTAGGGCAGCCGCAAATTCTTGTTTCAAGTCTTATGGTCGGCGGGAGAGCAAAATAA
- a CDS encoding HAD-IIB family hydrolase, translating to MQDVTKFSQRLSFLLTDIDDTLTDEGHLGPEAYEALWSLHRAGVHVIPVTGRPAGWCEMIARMWPVSGIVGENGGFYFRYHNRKMHRHFFFDEKTQKENRAKLQQLEKEILQKVPGCDLASDQFCRLMDLAIDFCEDVPALPRSEVQKIVDIFQSHGAQAKVSSIHVNGWFGSYDKLTMSLRFLEKEFGVNAEDAKKVCGFSGDSPNDEPMFAYFPHSFAVANIQNFIDQIKNKPTYVTKARGGLGFTEIAAAILKK from the coding sequence ATGCAAGACGTTACTAAGTTTTCTCAACGCTTAAGTTTTCTTCTGACTGACATCGACGACACACTCACGGATGAAGGCCATTTAGGTCCTGAAGCTTATGAAGCTCTGTGGAGTTTGCACCGCGCCGGAGTCCACGTGATTCCAGTAACAGGTCGTCCCGCAGGATGGTGCGAAATGATCGCACGCATGTGGCCCGTCAGCGGCATCGTTGGAGAAAACGGCGGATTTTATTTCCGCTATCACAATCGCAAGATGCACCGTCATTTCTTTTTTGACGAAAAAACCCAAAAAGAAAACCGCGCAAAACTTCAGCAACTGGAAAAAGAAATCCTGCAGAAAGTTCCCGGTTGTGATTTGGCAAGCGATCAGTTTTGCCGCTTGATGGATCTCGCGATTGATTTTTGTGAAGACGTCCCTGCTTTACCCCGCAGTGAAGTGCAAAAGATTGTCGACATCTTTCAATCGCACGGTGCTCAAGCAAAGGTCAGTTCAATTCATGTGAACGGATGGTTCGGCAGTTACGACAAACTCACAATGTCTTTGCGTTTTTTAGAAAAAGAATTCGGCGTGAATGCCGAAGATGCAAAAAAGGTGTGCGGCTTTAGTGGAGATTCTCCAAATGATGAGCCGATGTTTGCTTACTTCCCTCACAGTTTTGCTGTTGCGAATATTCAAAACTTTATCGATCAGATTAAAAACAAACCTACATATGTGACAAAGGCCCGTGGCGGTTTAGGGTTTACCGAAATTGCCGCTGCGATTTTGAAAAAATAG